The archaeon BMS3Bbin15 genome has a segment encoding these proteins:
- the bioY gene encoding biotin transporter BioY, translated as MFINERARLGIFRWRYNLAFYYKVALAFVFAGFTGIGAQLNFYLPFTPVPVTMQVLPVLLSGVILGKHYGALSQLIYASLGALGLAWFAGNTAGIAVLTGATGGYIIAFIVAAWVIGYFTDSYREARSKLSQAVLMFSGVIIIYIFGAAQLSFITGMGAREAVLKGIFPFIPGDIFKAIIAIGISSVLLPEGSYAIEKKNFNSKLLALSTGGVAITLGLFWVSIAQIKTLEAFSLVSTVGIYSIAIAVFSFGILKSLRG; from the coding sequence GTGTTTATTAACGAAAGGGCAAGACTTGGTATTTTTAGATGGAGATATAATCTGGCTTTTTATTATAAGGTTGCTTTAGCCTTTGTCTTCGCAGGTTTTACAGGCATTGGCGCTCAACTTAATTTCTATCTTCCATTCACCCCTGTACCGGTGACAATGCAGGTTCTTCCTGTACTGCTCAGCGGGGTTATTCTTGGTAAGCACTACGGTGCTCTGAGTCAGTTAATTTATGCCAGCCTTGGTGCTCTCGGTCTTGCCTGGTTCGCAGGTAATACAGCCGGAATTGCAGTGCTTACAGGTGCTACCGGTGGTTATATAATTGCCTTTATAGTTGCTGCCTGGGTAATAGGCTACTTCACAGATAGCTACAGGGAAGCAAGGTCAAAGCTTTCCCAGGCCGTGCTCATGTTTTCAGGTGTAATAATAATCTACATTTTCGGTGCTGCCCAGCTTTCTTTTATTACAGGTATGGGGGCTAGAGAAGCTGTTCTTAAGGGCATATTTCCCTTCATTCCGGGTGATATATTCAAGGCAATAATTGCTATAGGAATAAGCTCTGTACTTCTGCCAGAAGGAAGCTATGCTATTGAAAAGAAGAACTTCAATTCAAAACTCCTTGCCCTGAGTACAGGGGGAGTTGCTATTACCCTTGGCTTATTCTGGGTCAGCATTGCACAGATTAAGACACTTGAGGCTTTCTCACTTGTCTCCACAGTGGGAATTTACTCAATAGCCATTGCAGTCTTCAGCTTTGGAATTTTAAAATCTTTGAGAGGGTAA
- a CDS encoding hypothetical protein (8-oxoguanine DNA glycosylase, N-terminal domain) yields the protein MESGQPPEFLWIKNKNKYTRLLNGREVALWQEGEEIKSERLSHNYLEEFLRLDDNLREIYEVIGSEIKMKEAIKEFKGLRITRNDLWETTASFICSINSNIPRISKNVQCLLGKDGNMPLELYSQDLSYVKLGFRERYIRETSRLIAGGFLDGIEKLGYHEAREKLIKLPGVGPKVADCILLFGLGKLEAFPVDVWIARAMKRYFKIEGEKKVRAFARKEWHPYEGYAQQYLYMKVRRDFGKVR from the coding sequence ATGGAGAGCGGCCAGCCACCAGAGTTTCTATGGATAAAGAATAAAAACAAATATACAAGACTTTTAAATGGCAGAGAGGTTGCTCTATGGCAGGAGGGAGAGGAAATAAAGTCAGAGAGACTTTCGCATAACTATTTGGAAGAGTTTCTGAGACTGGATGATAATCTTCGGGAGATTTACGAGGTCATAGGTTCTGAGATTAAGATGAAAGAAGCAATTAAGGAGTTTAAGGGTCTGAGGATAACCAGAAACGACCTCTGGGAGACGACAGCAAGTTTCATCTGCTCAATAAACAGCAATATTCCAAGAATCAGTAAGAATGTACAGTGCCTCCTGGGAAAGGACGGTAATATGCCTCTGGAGCTTTATTCTCAGGATTTGAGTTATGTTAAACTGGGCTTCAGAGAAAGGTATATCAGAGAGACATCAAGGCTCATTGCTGGAGGTTTTCTTGATGGAATAGAGAAGCTTGGCTATCATGAAGCCAGAGAAAAGCTAATAAAATTGCCGGGGGTTGGGCCCAAAGTTGCTGACTGTATTCTCCTCTTCGGTCTCGGCAAACTTGAAGCCTTTCCTGTGGACGTGTGGATAGCAAGAGCTATGAAGAGATACTTCAAAATTGAGGGAGAGAAGAAGGTCAGAGCCTTTGCCAGAAAAGAGTGGCACCCTTATGAGGGCTATGCCCAGCAATATCTATATATGAAGGTTAGAAGGGATTTCGGGAAGGTCAGGTGA
- the guaA_3 gene encoding GMP synthase [glutamine-hydrolyzing]: MFDAEKFIEEAKAQIKNQVKEGRTIIGLSGGVDSSVAAVLAHSVLSDRLVAVFVDHGFMRKGEEEEIIKVFQERLGMNLRVVKAQERFFEALKGTEDPEKKRKIVGKVFIEVFEEEAKRIDAKYLMQGTIAPDWIESSGGIKSHHNVAGLPSGMVLELVEPLRDLYKDEVRIVARALGLPENISERMPFPGPGLAVRIIGEVTPERVKIVKEANAIVEEEIKKAGLKPWQAFAVLFRDKSVGVKGDIRDYGHTIAIRAVESVDAMTAVAMELPWEVLKTIQRRITGEIAGVTRVLYDVTDKPPATIEFE, from the coding sequence ATGTTTGATGCTGAAAAGTTTATAGAAGAGGCTAAAGCACAAATAAAAAATCAGGTTAAGGAAGGCAGGACAATAATAGGCCTCTCAGGAGGTGTTGATTCATCTGTTGCCGCTGTTCTTGCTCACAGTGTTCTAAGTGACAGGCTTGTGGCTGTCTTTGTTGACCATGGTTTTATGCGCAAGGGCGAGGAAGAGGAGATTATAAAGGTATTCCAGGAGAGACTGGGAATGAATCTCAGGGTTGTTAAGGCTCAGGAAAGGTTCTTTGAAGCACTCAAAGGTACAGAGGACCCTGAGAAGAAGAGAAAGATAGTAGGAAAAGTTTTCATTGAGGTTTTTGAGGAGGAGGCGAAGAGGATTGATGCAAAGTATCTTATGCAGGGTACTATAGCACCTGACTGGATTGAGAGTTCGGGTGGAATAAAAAGTCATCATAATGTTGCGGGTTTACCCAGCGGTATGGTTCTTGAGCTTGTCGAACCTTTGAGAGATCTATACAAGGACGAGGTGAGAATCGTTGCAAGAGCCCTGGGTTTACCTGAGAATATATCTGAGAGGATGCCTTTTCCTGGCCCCGGGCTTGCTGTCAGAATTATAGGTGAGGTCACTCCTGAAAGAGTGAAGATTGTGAAAGAAGCAAATGCCATCGTGGAGGAGGAGATAAAAAAAGCAGGACTTAAGCCATGGCAGGCCTTTGCAGTGCTTTTCAGAGATAAGAGTGTTGGAGTCAAGGGTGACATTCGAGACTACGGGCATACCATAGCTATCAGGGCAGTGGAAAGTGTGGATGCCATGACAGCAGTTGCCATGGAGCTTCCCTGGGAGGTTTTAAAAACAATACAGAGGAGGATAACAGGGGAGATAGCTGGGGTTACAAGGGTACTCTATGATGTGACAGATAAACCACCAGCCACAATAGAGTTTGAGTAG